In the genome of Acidobacteriota bacterium, one region contains:
- a CDS encoding efflux RND transporter periplasmic adaptor subunit: protein MKKILYSVLGLILLATFAGTLWFLFDKSQVEPTVYAAEAPFNATILQKTVATGSVVPRKEVAIKPKVSGIVEELFIEPGREVAKGDRLARVAIVPNMVSLSSAETRLNRANIGLENAENEYQRNQRLFDQGLISESAFLSFDLAFKNAREELSAAEDNLALVREGARKRAGTATNTVVRATTSGMVLEVPVETGDSVIESNTFNDGTTIATIADMDELIFEGQVDESEVGKLSEGMDLELTIGAIDSERFAAELEYIAPKGVEIDGAIQFEIRAALTLKDELFVRANYSANADIILARRDDVLSIKESWLQFEGGTPFVEVETAPQSFERRDIETGLSDGINIEIVTGLGEGERIKDPNSGRADA, encoded by the coding sequence ATGAAGAAAATCCTCTACTCTGTGTTGGGACTGATCCTGCTGGCGACCTTCGCCGGCACCCTGTGGTTTCTGTTCGACAAGTCGCAGGTCGAGCCGACGGTTTACGCCGCCGAAGCTCCCTTCAACGCCACCATCCTGCAGAAAACCGTCGCCACCGGCTCGGTCGTGCCGCGCAAAGAGGTGGCGATCAAGCCCAAGGTCTCGGGCATCGTCGAAGAGCTCTTCATCGAGCCCGGCCGGGAGGTGGCCAAGGGGGATCGGCTGGCGCGGGTGGCGATCGTTCCCAACATGGTCAGCCTGAGCAGCGCCGAGACCCGCCTCAACCGCGCCAATATCGGCCTCGAGAATGCCGAGAACGAGTACCAGCGCAACCAGCGCCTGTTCGATCAGGGATTGATCTCCGAGTCCGCCTTTCTGAGCTTCGATCTGGCCTTCAAGAATGCCCGCGAAGAGCTGTCGGCGGCCGAGGACAACCTCGCTCTGGTGCGCGAAGGTGCCCGTAAACGGGCCGGCACCGCCACCAACACCGTGGTCCGCGCCACCACCTCCGGCATGGTGCTCGAGGTGCCGGTCGAGACCGGCGACTCGGTGATCGAGAGCAACACCTTCAACGACGGCACCACCATCGCCACCATCGCCGACATGGACGAGCTCATCTTCGAGGGCCAGGTCGACGAGTCCGAGGTCGGCAAGCTGAGCGAGGGCATGGATCTCGAGCTCACCATCGGCGCCATCGACAGCGAGCGCTTCGCCGCCGAGCTCGAGTACATCGCCCCCAAGGGTGTCGAGATCGACGGCGCCATCCAGTTCGAGATTCGCGCCGCCCTCACCCTCAAGGACGAGCTCTTCGTGCGCGCCAACTACAGTGCCAACGCCGACATCATCCTGGCGCGCCGCGACGACGTGCTGTCGATCAAGGAGAGCTGGCTGCAGTTCGAGGGCGGCACGCCCTTCGTCGAGGTCGAGACGGCCCCTCAGAGCTTCGAGCGCCGCGACATCGAAACCGGACTCTCGGACGGCATCAACATCGAGATCGTCACCGGCCTCGGCGAAGGCGAACGCATCAAGGATCCCAACAGCGGCCGCGCCGACGCCTAG